The nucleotide window ATaccaaaaacaatattaaaatggtTATTAATTGGCACATTAAAagcctgaattttttttgggtgaatatTAAAAACCTGGATTATACCAACAATATATACTAAAAAACTAGGTAACATTtggtttgagtattttttttttcattttcaaagaaaataaaaaataagagtaaaattatgtttgcttaaaatttaaaaaatatttcatataaaaatattttgctgAAAATAACAAATCAATATTTTCAGTATTATATGAATAAGTAAAAATATGGTGAAATCTTatagtacttttttttatacatgttttttaaatgttgaaaatttgaaaatgaaaataaaaagtgtcacctaaaaatttcaataattatgtaaaatatatGAGACAAACtttgacaaattattttataacttttcgttgaataatatttttttttaaaattcaccaCTGAACTAAAAGTTCcttttacatatgtaaattttcatattaatttaaaatcatttgttaGCTTGTTGATAAGATTTAAattgatataatataaatatttaaaaatatactaaatatggattatttgattatattcttattgttattaaagtttgacaaaatttaaaacaaacgatattaataatatgtaaacataatttaacggtttgattaataaaattatatttcatatcaagttataaaaataatttaataattatcaaatttatacCAATGTAACTTGAtcttttattgatatatatatatatatatatatatatatatatatatatatatatatatatatatatatatataattttattggaaTGAATTGATAGTGTGATTTGTTTTTACCATTATTCAATGGATTACTATCACAgtttaaatttaacttttgtaataattacttcaaaaaaAATCTAGAATGATTTCCAACTTAGTAGCGTATGCAGAAatgaaatttgtttaatttactccacttaataattttttacacacattacatttcattaatttagctattaatttaataaaaccaATAAgtagatcaaatatataaataatttgaaaatcatttaatatttccTCAACCATTTTCTTAATGTATACTATACTTTTATCGTATAAGCACATTAAACTTAATGATTCTTCGAGAATTTGATCACGCTATCCATATGTCCCAGGGAGCACCACGGGCAACATCATGAAGTGTTGTTTCTTTTtccagttttaaaaaatttcgcATGGGATGACACAAAATGGTACCACTTTATTGTTTGTATCTTAGAGGAGGATCCCATTTTAATCTCTCGAATAAAAATCTTATCCAAAAAGGACTTCACCGTTTGATTTTTCGGATTAAGGGGCATGTATAATTGTATTATAATTCAGAATAGCCGTACTCACTcgtgacacacacacacacacacacacacacatatatatatatatatatatatatatatatatatatatatatattgtgattgTCATAAATTCTGTTGTATGATtcctcaaaacaaaaaattacatattatcttaattttaattaataaaagtcGGTATAcaataaagtatttttatggtataaaacatttaaatataaaaaatggtgGAACTTCATTTTCGTCATTCAATGAAAATTAAAAGTCAGATATTTTATTGGTTGGccgtgaattttttttatgatgattaaTTACTGTTACATGAAACGGAGTCAAGACAAGATTTGTAACAATAGGAAAAAATCAAGGTTAAAAGTGGGAGAGAGTAGAGTATTTGGTACACTGGAGAGACATACGTCACATGGAGGTGGGTGACGGGGTAATATGACGTACTCTACGTCGGCTCACAAGTCACAACCCATGATTGGAATCAAAAAAGAGAAACTTCATCCTTCATAATAAAACATACAATGAAAAATACTAACAAAATAAACACGCTTTCGCCTCCAACTTGCTCttcctttcccttgcttctacCTCTAGGATCTACATACTTGTAGGAGCCTAGTAAAATCTATAaacaataatgaaataaaaattttttcaatttggtaCCACTACACTACACTACTTTTTCTAATTGAAAACTAGTAATGGATCCTACAAATTAATTTAGCACACAATTTACCATTGTTATTTAAAATAGGAAGTACAAGATTCCAttcaaagatttaaaaaataaataaattgtactTCCTACCTTTCTCATGCATATGAGTTGagattccaatttttttttttttttttttggtactgAACAACTAATTGAATAACTAGAACTAAATAAAACTACCTTATTGCAATTCGAGTTTTTACTGACAACTAAACAAAACTGTATCTGATATTTTCTGGTTCTATCagttttcattaataaaaatagaaaaatgaatgtTTGCTGTAAAGCCATTCCAGGTCCGGCACGTGGAAACGGTAAGGCCAGCGCACAATCACCAATGTCGATTTTCATCTTTCTGGATATGCACTTGTACTACTCTtggaaaaatgttatttattcacgttcaaaaagataaaaataaatcttaGAACATTACTCaaggaattataaaaaaaaaaatcctatgatAGAGATAATAAAAGAACATAGGAAAATAAGtaacacaattttataattttacatattttaacaaaatatatatttttttagttttttaattaacatttatgtaaaaataatagCATAGAGAGTAAGATGTACTAGtagtaaataaaaatgaaaatattatgacGTAAGAAAGTAAATATAGGAAATTGTAATTGAAGTGAAGTGGTCCCTGTAGGCTGTAGAGATAACAAGTGAAGAAGAAGGGTGGGTCCatagaagagagaagagagaagaggaaCACGGGttatacttaaaataaaaacacgGTGTTTTGACAGATCCACTGACTTAATAATTAGTCTTGTGTGTCTAACGGGTGTGTCCCCTTTCTCCCATTCTTCACATCATTAGAATGCCGGCTTGGTGGAATAGAAAGTGGAGCAAGAGCAAGGAGGAGGATGAGGAGGATGAGCCACGTGCCGGTTTTCACTTGAATTTTATGAAATCTCCGGTTTCTGTTACATCGTCTAAGAGCAAGAGTAAGACCACGACGCCGACGccgatgaagaagaagaagaagcccaAGAGCTTCGACGAGAAGGTGGAGGGTGTTCCCTTGCCTCGTCCGGCGCATAGTCACGCCGATCCTCTTGGATCTGTTTCGGTGTCGGGGGGTTCCAGCGTCAGCTCCTCCACCTCCTTCGACGATCATCCAATTTCGTCTCCCAACACCAACCCCAACCCCAACAGGTTCTACCCAATCATTCTCTGCATAAACTGCACTCATTCCTTTTCCTTTCTCTCTCCACTgcctttttccttcttttcccttttttctatCACCGGCTTTGTGCATTggattgtttctgttctttcttGTCTGTGACTGAAAAGCTACACTTTATTCCTAGtttgattataaaaattgttaatagATAGCAAGTTACTACCTAGCTCCTCCTCTGCCTAATTTCTGCTTTagatttctttgtttttttatgaggGCTTTAAAAATTGTGGTAGATCGTTGCAACTATAAGGTTTTTGGTGTGTCGCATTTATCCACAAATTTCCTGCAATATCAAGGAATCCTGCAGGAAATTACAGACAAATGCGGCTGATGTCGTCACGAAGAGGCCAAATTCCTTGACCTCGCGAATGAAATCATGGTTGTGGACCATTTTTGAAACCTTGTTTTTTAGGAATTGTATTCTAGGGTATGTGACTGTGATACATGGTTGagattataatttgtaattctTTGTGCTGATCGTGTAAGGAACAGAAAGAATATGGAGTGCTTAGGGTGCTTTTCCAATCTGGTGCTGAACTAATCCATGTTATTTGTTTAACATGCAGAGGACATGATGAGGTTAGGGTCAATGTAAGGTCAAAAAGTCCGGGTCCTGGGTCAAGAGGACCTACCAGTCCTACCTCACCGCTTCATCAAAGGTTGAATAATTTGAGCCTTGACTCTCCTACGGGGAGTCAGTGTCATCCATTACCTCTTCCACCTGGCTCTCCAACTAGTCCTTCTTCTGTGCTTTCCAACGCACGAGCAAATGGACATTTGGAAAATGCTACTAGCAATGTGTCCAAGTGGAGAAAAGGAAAGCTTCTAGGACGGGGAACATTTGGGCATGTATATCTGGGATTCAATAGGTAACTATTATCTAACAAACTATGAAGTGCTGTTAAAATCTATTCCTTTGACTTTCAAATCAACAGTTATAGTTCTGCACTGTATCCTGCAAAGTGCATTTCTCACTTTAGAGGAGCCAAATCCTAAGAACTAAATATTGCAGTAGTAATTGTCATTGGAAATAACAAATCTGACATTAAAGAGCAACAATATTTACATAGTTATTTCATCATTATTCTTTCAGATTGTGTATTCGCCTCAATGTCTATATTCTGGACAGATTACTGAAACCATTTCTTTTCCGCTTCCTATGTTTGACAGTGAAAATGGACAAATGTGTGCAATAAAAGAGGTCAAGGTTGTCTCTGatgatcaaacatcaaaagagTGCCTCAAACAACTTAACCAGGTCATTCTGACATTTCCTAAGAAGATTTATACATGATGCTCCAACACATAGTACTTTTGCAGCTCTTCTTTGTGCTGTTGCATTGGAGTTTGCTTTAATATGTCCAATTATGATTTTATAGTCCATAATGTTATAACatattctctatttgattacaGGAGATAAATTTGCTAAATCAGCTTTCACACCCTAATATTGTTCAATACCATGGGAGTGAACTGGTATGCTAGAATAATACCATTTTAACCATATTTTAACTGTGCACACTCAAAAGAGAAATTGAAGAATTTCCATCATCATGTATATAACTAATATATATCCATGTTTTCAGGTAGAAGAATCACTTTCTGTATATTTGGAATATGTCTCTGGTGGTTCTATCCATAAATTACTTCAGGAGTATGGTTCATTTAAGGAGCCTGTTATTCAAAATTATACCAGACAGATTGTCTCTGGACTTGCCTATCTGCATGGAAGAAATACAGTACACAGGTATTTTGATTATTCCTACGCAATCTTTAACGTGGCATTTAGTCTTATTTATTCTTTCATATTGTCATCGTGGTTTTCTTTTGGCAGGGATATTAAAGGGGCGAACATACTAGTTGATCCTAATGGTGAAATCAAACTGGCAGACTTTGGAATGGCTAAACATGTATGTTCATCTTATCCTGTAAACAACAAATTGCTCCTAGCTCACTTCAGAAgtaaactatatatattatttcattagaaAAATAGTTAACATCACACGTGATGTAAAATTAGGTGATAGTTGTTACTTAAAAGTATTTCTTTTGCTCATTGTTAAAAGTAGCAATCCTACTGATTCCTAGTAACAGAGAGACATCTCCTCCTCTCGGATGCGGATGCTCTGTCATACTTTGTGCATTCCCAGTCTGTCACATAGAGCTGGAGAGCCGGCACATCACACGTACGACTCTCATGCATGCAGGATGCATTCCTCTCATTCAATCACAATCTCTGTCTCTCTTCagtgttttaaatttgattagatTTTACTGCTACAAAGAAAATGCGACCTAGAGagctaaaaaaaatgattttgtattttgattGGTTTCTGATGCATTGTCTCTGACATTTTATGCTTCTGAACCAGATAAATTCTTCTGCCTCAATGCTTTCATTCAAAGGAAGTCCATACTGGATGGCACCtgaggtaaatttttttttcttttcttctgcaatattgaaatttcttttaaaagtgagcatatttttctttcctcttccacTTCTTTCTCACCATAATTACTGGATAATGATATTCTCTTTTTTAGGTTGTAATGAATACAAATGGCTATAGTCTTCCAGTTGATATATGGAGCTTGGGATGCACAATTATTGAAATGGCAACATCAAAACCTCCATGGAATCAGTATGAAGGGGTGAGATATTGGATACTTCAGAACTAGCTTTTACTTGCATAACCCTGTTTGGTGAATATGAATgactaaaattgtttttatgttgGATTGAACAGGTAGCTGCCATATTTAAAATTGGGAACAGCAAAGATATGCCTGAAATCCCCGAGCATCTTTCGAACGATGCAAAAAATTTCATCAAGCTATGCTTACAAAGAGACCCATTAGCTCGCCCGACAGCCCATAAGTTACTAGACCACCCCTTCATTCGAGATCAATCGGCAACAAAAGCTGCAAATGTCAGCATAACCAGAGATGCTTTTCCTTGCATGTTTGATGGAAGCCGGACACcggtatatattatatatatatatatatatatatttatttatttatttatttttgaaaagtcATGTTACTTCTTACATGATAGTTCCTAACATGCTGCAATTGTCCTGAAGTTTGAATGACTCAAGATGTTATAAAGTACTTGATAACATACAAAGATGATGTACACACTGGATATCAATAGACTTTGTTATGATCTATATGCCAAATCACTATGATTCAATGTCAGTATATCATTGACGGcagaagaatagaaaaaacaatgcCAAATCATGCAATTGTTTTTTCAGTTATTTATGTAGATGCATTATGTAGTCCATCtcgtatatattattattaaactgcAAAGTGAGGTGGTATACAAGAACCATTAGTGGAAATTTGGTGTGATTTGTTTGGTTGTAACTATAGATTAGATAGATGTTACACACAAATACTGTGTTActgtgaagaaaataaaaaaaacagtgaATGTTTGTCACATGTATGAATTGGTTGTCGGTTATGAACCTTCACATAATTAGTCGTCCACGCtccacatcattttttttttgcaaggcaAAAGAAAATGAACATATAAATTGTTAGCACTGGATTTGTGACACAAGATGTGGCATGGCCTCCAGGCTATGAAATgtgaatataaaatgatttacgAGCTACTAGTGGTCCACTTCATTGTTATGTTTCTTTATAATAACTTACAAGATTACatgcatttcctttggaatTCGATGCTCTAGCTgcttttggttgttgttggctTGTTGCAACTTGCAATGTATATCACATGTATCACTTAAAATT belongs to Glycine soja cultivar W05 chromosome 5, ASM419377v2, whole genome shotgun sequence and includes:
- the LOC114413225 gene encoding mitogen-activated protein kinase kinase kinase 3-like — protein: MPAWWNRKWSKSKEEDEEDEPRAGFHLNFMKSPVSVTSSKSKSKTTTPTPMKKKKKPKSFDEKVEGVPLPRPAHSHADPLGSVSVSGGSSVSSSTSFDDHPISSPNTNPNPNRGHDEVRVNVRSKSPGPGSRGPTSPTSPLHQRLNNLSLDSPTGSQCHPLPLPPGSPTSPSSVLSNARANGHLENATSNVSKWRKGKLLGRGTFGHVYLGFNSENGQMCAIKEVKVVSDDQTSKECLKQLNQEINLLNQLSHPNIVQYHGSELVEESLSVYLEYVSGGSIHKLLQEYGSFKEPVIQNYTRQIVSGLAYLHGRNTVHRDIKGANILVDPNGEIKLADFGMAKHINSSASMLSFKGSPYWMAPEVVMNTNGYSLPVDIWSLGCTIIEMATSKPPWNQYEGVAAIFKIGNSKDMPEIPEHLSNDAKNFIKLCLQRDPLARPTAHKLLDHPFIRDQSATKAANVSITRDAFPCMFDGSRTPPVLESHSNRTSITSLDGDFASKPALAAPRALRSPRDNTRMITSLPVSPSSSPLRRYGPTHQSCFFSPPHPAYTIMGQSSYTLNDISSYPMTSNATFALDPWHETSRYRANTPPGGSPRMRLI